GCTAGTTCATCTTTGATGTTTTCAAGATTTTGTTCTATTGCATCTTCACTACTTTTCCACTGAAAATTCTCCAATAACTCACTAGCCTCTAAAGAAAGAGAAATTGCTAAATCCTTCGAGTTATGAAATTGCTTCCAGTCTCTATCATCTCGAAACTTAAGAATTTCCTTTATTGTATTTTGATTCATTTTTGAATCCTCCCGCTATTATCCATTGATAAATCCTTCTACAATTATATAAAACCAATTGCTTCCATTGCAAAAATTTAGATATACTAATTTTAAAAAGATAGACTGATAATAAATATAATTTACTCGGAGGAATACCTATGGCAAATAACAATCCTTGGTTAAGCGAAATCATAGAAATATTAACGGAATTAGGTGGAGCTGGAACACTAAGTCAAATTAAAACCAAAGTTATGGAGCGTAATAAAATAGACCTGAGTAAATATCAGCATGAACAATCAATAGGTGCACAAATTAGAAAGACCATCTATTATCATTCTAGTGAATGCGATATTTATAAGGGTGAACAGGACTTATTTTACGCTGTAAATGGTAAAGGAAATGGATGCTGGGGATTAAGAGATTTCGATAACAATACTGATTGGGAATTAATCGATCTTGAGGAGGAATTTTCTGAAGGGAAACAAATACTTAGAACTCATTTATCCTATGAACGTAATAATAAGGTGATTAAACGAGCA
This genomic window from Bacillus anthracis str. Vollum contains:
- a CDS encoding nucleotide pyrophosphohydrolase produces the protein MNQNTIKEILKFRDDRDWKQFHNSKDLAISLSLEASELLENFQWKSSEDAIEQNLENIKDELADVLIYSILLADQMNVDIEELIQNKIEKNQRKYPVEKSFGSNKKYNEL
- a CDS encoding HNH endonuclease, with amino-acid sequence MANNNPWLSEIIEILTELGGAGTLSQIKTKVMERNKIDLSKYQHEQSIGAQIRKTIYYHSSECDIYKGEQDLFYAVNGKGNGCWGLRDFDNNTDWELIDLEEEFSEGKQILRTHLSYERNNKVIKRAKEHFKQKHGGKIFCEICGFDFHKIYGELGKDFIEGHHTIPVSQLKEGEKTRIEDIIMVCSNCHRMLHRTKFVLTKEDLYSIIQK